A genome region from Deltaproteobacteria bacterium includes the following:
- a CDS encoding ABC transporter permease, translating into MLTPAGERNKLRSIMAPEEESVAIPGGALSTASTEVAAPRKRGASGAAVRTLALRAISIAAMIAIWWILTLFFPPSLIPLPSSTFNEVVSIMTSGQFFAEMGATLRRVGVGFGIAMLIAIPLGILMGTIKWFESFFESPVILGLTMPGLVWAVMAIMFFGLSETSAYAAVAVTIMPMLAISLWQGTKSIDKDLLDMSTAFHAGIWSKIVDVILPQLVSHILAAIRYGLGLAWKVVVVVEMFGFSNGVGYQVVRGFNVFSMKQVLAWAITFLIVMIVIEFGFIGWLEGRVTRWRPKLEAWRR; encoded by the coding sequence ATGTTGACACCCGCAGGCGAACGCAATAAATTGCGCTCCATTATGGCTCCCGAAGAAGAGAGCGTGGCGATCCCAGGAGGTGCACTCTCCACTGCATCGACCGAGGTGGCCGCGCCCAGGAAAAGGGGCGCATCGGGCGCGGCCGTTCGGACGCTTGCCTTGAGGGCGATCTCGATCGCTGCCATGATCGCGATCTGGTGGATATTGACGTTGTTCTTTCCACCGAGTCTCATCCCGCTGCCGTCGAGCACCTTCAACGAAGTGGTGTCGATCATGACGAGCGGCCAGTTCTTTGCCGAGATGGGCGCGACGCTGCGCCGCGTCGGCGTCGGCTTCGGCATCGCCATGCTGATCGCGATTCCGCTTGGCATTCTCATGGGCACGATCAAATGGTTCGAGAGTTTCTTCGAGTCGCCGGTGATTCTCGGTTTGACCATGCCCGGGCTGGTTTGGGCGGTGATGGCGATCATGTTTTTCGGCCTGTCGGAGACCAGCGCCTATGCGGCGGTGGCGGTGACGATCATGCCGATGCTCGCAATCAGTCTGTGGCAGGGAACGAAATCCATCGACAAAGACTTGCTCGACATGAGCACGGCCTTTCACGCCGGCATCTGGTCGAAAATCGTCGATGTGATTCTGCCGCAGCTGGTATCGCACATTCTTGCGGCGATTCGCTACGGTTTGGGCCTGGCCTGGAAGGTCGTCGTGGTGGTCGAGATGTTCGGCTTTAGCAACGGCGTCGGTTATCAAGTGGTGCGCGGCTTTAATGTTTTTTCGATGAAGCAGGTGCTCGCCTGGGCGATTACGTTTCTGATCGTGATGATCGTGATCGAATTTGGCTTCATCGGCTGGCTCGAGGGCCGGGTCACGCGCTGGCGGCCCAAGCTGGAAGCCT
- a CDS encoding peptide ABC transporter substrate-binding protein, translating to MSTNRIDISPGPAIWLWAAERGLRFEIPIRRFILLEVVMIWRKKQWLLIALSALASLLGSSNPVDAQTRVTVGVTETIETHNPYGDSVRLMYSVWSEVTGPFCAYNYAKADFEGRLAERWKIENPTTWIFYINKNYRFNDGSPVTADDVVHSLLNRVMADPQSKQKVAVAPSIAKVEAIDRFTVKITTDKPTAPLLSFLCDRLIVTSKAAFDKYGRDVADREHMMGGGPYRLKELIPGQRLVLQKRPDHPEAKKNPRAPDEVVYRIMREPEQRVTALLNDEIQIAQFVPPHMRHRVEKNNNLRISAIDSIEIMFLAMQPKPPFDKKEVRQAVCHAINRDQIIATLLEGFASRLDGPLGPGQYGYDPNLKPKLNYDPERARKLLAQAGHAGGVDVELQTPVGRYTLDKQVSEAVIPMLNAVGFRAKLATPEWATLWANVQRGAAPFYYIGRGSIQDPSGPLHQYFRTGETPRIGYSNPKVDELLDQEQQEFDPKKRRQYLSQAMSIITEEAPACFLWRHKLLWGLNNRVDYKPLPDSGVYAIEMAVKK from the coding sequence ATGAGCACAAACCGGATTGACATCTCTCCCGGTCCCGCGATATGGCTCTGGGCTGCAGAAAGAGGATTGAGATTCGAAATTCCTATACGGCGATTCATTCTTTTGGAGGTCGTGATGATTTGGCGCAAAAAACAATGGCTGCTGATCGCCCTCTCGGCACTCGCTTCTCTACTGGGCAGCAGCAACCCCGTCGACGCCCAGACCCGGGTGACCGTCGGCGTTACTGAAACCATCGAGACCCACAATCCCTACGGCGACAGCGTGCGGCTGATGTACAGCGTGTGGAGCGAAGTCACCGGCCCGTTCTGCGCCTACAACTATGCCAAAGCGGACTTTGAAGGGCGCCTGGCGGAACGATGGAAGATTGAGAATCCGACAACCTGGATCTTTTACATAAACAAGAACTACAGGTTCAATGATGGCTCACCGGTCACCGCTGACGACGTGGTGCACTCGCTGCTCAACCGGGTCATGGCCGATCCACAGTCAAAACAGAAAGTCGCTGTGGCGCCGTCTATAGCCAAGGTCGAGGCGATCGACAGATTCACGGTCAAGATTACTACCGATAAACCCACCGCGCCGCTGCTGTCATTTCTCTGCGACCGTTTGATCGTCACCAGCAAAGCGGCTTTCGACAAGTATGGACGGGACGTTGCCGACCGAGAGCATATGATGGGCGGCGGTCCCTATCGGTTAAAAGAGCTGATTCCTGGCCAGCGCCTGGTGCTGCAGAAGCGGCCAGACCACCCAGAAGCTAAGAAAAATCCGCGCGCCCCCGACGAAGTCGTCTATCGCATCATGCGCGAGCCCGAGCAGCGCGTCACGGCTCTGCTCAACGATGAGATCCAGATCGCGCAGTTTGTCCCGCCTCATATGCGCCACCGGGTTGAGAAGAACAACAACCTCCGCATCAGCGCCATAGACTCCATCGAGATCATGTTTCTCGCCATGCAGCCCAAGCCACCCTTCGACAAAAAGGAAGTCAGGCAGGCGGTCTGCCATGCGATCAATCGCGATCAGATTATCGCGACTTTGCTGGAGGGATTCGCCAGCCGTCTCGACGGCCCCCTCGGTCCCGGGCAATACGGCTACGATCCCAACTTGAAGCCTAAGCTAAACTACGACCCGGAGAGAGCGAGAAAGCTTTTGGCCCAGGCGGGCCACGCCGGCGGCGTCGATGTCGAGCTGCAAACTCCCGTGGGTCGCTATACCCTCGACAAACAGGTCAGCGAAGCGGTGATTCCCATGCTCAATGCCGTCGGTTTCCGCGCCAAGCTTGCGACGCCGGAGTGGGCGACGCTCTGGGCCAACGTGCAGCGCGGCGCGGCACCTTTCTATTATATTGGCCGCGGCTCCATCCAGGACCCGAGCGGCCCGCTGCACCAATACTTTCGCACCGGCGAAACGCCGCGCATCGGCTACTCGAATCCAAAAGTCGATGAGCTGCTCGATCAAGAACAGCAGGAGTTCGACCCCAAGAAGCGCCGCCAGTATCTCTCGCAAGCGATGAGCATCATCACCGAAGAGGCGCCCGCATGCTTCCTCTGGCGCCACAAGCTACTCTGGGGTTTGAACAACCGCGTCGATTACAAACCACTGCCCGACTCAGGAGTGTACGCCATCGAGATGGCGGTGAAGAAGTAG
- a CDS encoding FAD-dependent oxidoreductase, with amino-acid sequence MKVENIQVVVVGGGSAAFEAAVAAKQAGARKVVMLEKAPEPEFGGNARFSHTGFRFVYSDASEIRGFLRDTPAAEFDRLHLPGYSPADFTADLMRVTRGRINKKLAEVLVKESNAAIHWMDELGIEWEPAGHVEIDGKLYFEPGIVIHPTGGIGGGISQLNQWRDIATRLGVEIRYESRVRELLGNDRRIEGVRVSDANEEYEIRAGSVILCAGGFQANPEMRARYLGANADLMKVRGSRHDTGEVLQMALALGCKASGHWQGAHATPIDATFPDVELSNKANRYGYTFGITVNSQGQRFFDEGEAHISYTYAKTGWAVLSEPGGVAYQIFDRKGAALQDTSYYQFANPIEAATIVELAAKIGIEPAVLAHTVTEFNNAVRDDVPFDATKTDGRSTVGITPRKSNWAERISEPPFQAFPVTGGITFTFGGVEINADAQVVNAGGQPIRGLFASGDIVGLFFHNYPSCTGQTRNAVFSRLAGRHAAAQGL; translated from the coding sequence ATGAAAGTCGAAAACATTCAAGTGGTCGTGGTCGGCGGCGGCAGCGCCGCCTTTGAAGCGGCGGTGGCGGCCAAGCAAGCCGGCGCGCGCAAAGTCGTGATGTTGGAGAAAGCGCCGGAGCCGGAGTTCGGCGGCAACGCGCGCTTCTCGCACACTGGCTTTCGTTTTGTCTACTCCGATGCATCGGAGATCCGCGGCTTTCTGCGCGACACGCCAGCGGCGGAATTCGACCGGCTGCATTTGCCCGGTTATTCCCCCGCGGATTTCACCGCGGACTTGATGCGGGTGACGCGCGGGCGCATCAACAAGAAACTCGCCGAAGTGCTGGTCAAGGAATCCAACGCTGCGATCCATTGGATGGACGAGTTGGGCATCGAGTGGGAGCCGGCCGGCCATGTGGAGATCGACGGCAAGCTCTATTTCGAGCCGGGCATCGTCATTCATCCCACCGGCGGCATCGGCGGCGGCATCAGCCAGTTGAACCAATGGCGCGACATCGCGACACGGCTGGGTGTCGAGATTCGCTACGAGTCGCGCGTGCGCGAGCTGTTGGGCAACGACCGGCGCATCGAAGGTGTACGCGTCTCCGACGCCAACGAGGAATATGAGATCCGCGCCGGTTCTGTCATCCTCTGCGCCGGTGGTTTTCAGGCCAATCCCGAGATGCGCGCGCGCTATCTCGGCGCCAACGCCGACTTGATGAAAGTGCGCGGCAGCCGCCACGACACCGGCGAGGTTTTGCAGATGGCGCTGGCGCTCGGCTGCAAAGCCTCCGGCCACTGGCAGGGCGCCCATGCGACGCCCATCGACGCGACCTTTCCGGACGTGGAGCTGAGCAATAAGGCCAACCGCTACGGCTATACTTTCGGCATAACCGTCAACTCCCAGGGCCAGCGCTTCTTCGACGAAGGGGAAGCGCATATCTCGTACACTTACGCGAAGACCGGCTGGGCGGTGTTGAGCGAGCCGGGCGGCGTGGCCTATCAGATTTTTGATCGCAAAGGCGCGGCGCTGCAGGATACAAGCTACTATCAATTTGCCAACCCCATCGAAGCGGCAACCATCGTCGAGCTTGCCGCGAAGATCGGCATCGAACCGGCGGTGCTCGCCCACACAGTGACGGAATTCAACAACGCGGTGCGCGACGATGTGCCCTTCGACGCTACCAAAACCGACGGCCGCTCGACGGTCGGCATCACGCCACGCAAGTCCAACTGGGCGGAGCGCATCAGCGAGCCGCCGTTTCAAGCCTTTCCCGTCACCGGCGGCATTACGTTCACCTTCGGCGGCGTCGAGATCAACGCCGACGCCCAGGTCGTCAACGCCGGCGGCCAGCCGATTCGCGGCCTGTTTGCCTCCGGCGATATCGTCGGCTTATTTTTTCATAACTATCCCTCCTGCACCGGGCAGACGCGCAACGCCGTGTTCTCCCGTTTGGCGGGCCGCCACGCGGCGGCGCAGGGACTGTGA
- a CDS encoding ABC transporter substrate-binding protein, producing the protein MRKNNSRGRQALVASFLFMLVGPAASWAQARSNFASSITSESMASVWVARHLGLFKKYGVETQYILMPRSPLAVAALLAGEIDVAVIGPGHLVNASSGGADVIGVANFVQKLDYRLNVRQDIKRKEDLRGKKLAISGPGATSHLVALLALQTMGVDPNQAKIAFITISGTEINRRLALESGSIDGTTLNGSVGDIYGNKGFPILYNFKGSGVTMPQTMMVTTRRIAAAKPQVIEGYIKGLVEAIAFMLDPANKETVMRILATNLRLSNNSEAEEAYSAVVNSYERVPIPTVDGMKRLHGLLVSINSKLADVKIENAIDDSFVHKLETSGFIHSVTKKR; encoded by the coding sequence ATGCGGAAAAATAATTCGCGCGGGCGGCAAGCGCTGGTGGCATCGTTCCTATTCATGCTCGTTGGCCCGGCCGCTTCCTGGGCCCAGGCTCGCTCCAATTTCGCCTCGAGCATCACCAGCGAAAGCATGGCGTCGGTGTGGGTGGCCAGGCATCTCGGCCTTTTCAAAAAATACGGCGTCGAGACGCAATATATCCTGATGCCGCGCTCGCCGTTGGCGGTGGCGGCGCTGCTCGCCGGCGAGATCGACGTGGCGGTGATCGGCCCCGGCCATCTGGTCAATGCGAGCTCCGGCGGCGCCGACGTGATCGGCGTTGCCAATTTCGTTCAGAAGCTCGACTACCGCTTGAACGTGCGGCAGGACATCAAGAGGAAAGAAGATCTGCGCGGCAAGAAGCTCGCCATCAGCGGCCCGGGTGCGACTTCGCATCTGGTGGCGCTCTTGGCGCTGCAAACCATGGGCGTCGACCCCAACCAGGCAAAGATCGCTTTTATCACCATCTCCGGTACCGAAATCAACCGCCGGCTGGCGCTCGAAAGCGGCAGCATCGATGGTACGACGCTGAACGGCTCGGTGGGCGACATCTACGGCAACAAGGGCTTTCCGATCCTGTACAACTTCAAAGGTTCCGGCGTGACTATGCCACAGACGATGATGGTGACCACGCGGCGTATCGCCGCGGCCAAGCCGCAGGTCATCGAAGGGTACATAAAAGGCCTGGTCGAAGCGATTGCCTTCATGCTCGATCCCGCCAACAAAGAAACGGTTATGCGGATCCTGGCGACCAACTTGCGGTTGTCCAACAACAGCGAGGCAGAAGAAGCCTACAGCGCGGTGGTCAATTCCTACGAGCGCGTGCCGATTCCCACCGTGGATGGTATGAAGCGGCTGCATGGTTTGCTCGTCTCGATCAATTCCAAACTGGCCGACGTGAAAATCGAAAACGCGATCGACGACTCGTTTGTGCACAAGCTGGAGACCTCGGGCTTTATCCACAGCGTGACCAAGAAACGGTAG
- a CDS encoding ABC transporter substrate-binding protein: MRDGLSLTAKGRSRTRCKRCARSAVALLMFFVSPLLSFAADKLRIGYGAPSVTMAPLWIAQEGGLFARNGLEVEALYLESALVQRALIAGEISFGEMTGALLSAPRLQGADVTMVLGFVDRLLFRLVARAEIKSPADLKGKKIGTSRFGAALDRALRLALPRLGVNPDKDVTFLQIGSEATLLTALLGKTVDATLLQPPRFRKAVDAGMNVLANLEEMNIPFQHTGLVTTQRYVNKNADITRRVVKSFVDSIHLMRTQPETAKKAINRHMRLNDERELEEAYQLLKRVALVKPYPSLAGIRTILDDLVDQLPAAKTADPKDFVDTRWLEELDKSGYIDRLYR; this comes from the coding sequence ATGCGTGATGGTTTGTCGTTGACAGCGAAGGGCCGGTCTCGGACCCGCTGCAAGAGATGCGCCAGAAGCGCCGTCGCTCTTCTGATGTTTTTCGTTTCTCCGTTGCTGAGCTTTGCCGCCGACAAACTGCGCATCGGCTACGGCGCGCCGTCGGTGACCATGGCGCCGCTGTGGATCGCGCAGGAGGGCGGCCTGTTTGCGCGCAACGGATTGGAAGTCGAAGCGCTCTATCTCGAAAGCGCCCTGGTGCAGCGCGCGCTGATTGCCGGCGAAATTTCCTTTGGCGAGATGACGGGCGCCCTGCTCTCGGCGCCGCGGCTCCAGGGCGCGGACGTCACGATGGTGTTGGGTTTTGTCGATCGCTTGCTGTTTCGCCTGGTGGCGCGCGCCGAGATCAAGAGCCCGGCCGATTTGAAAGGCAAAAAGATCGGCACCTCGCGCTTCGGCGCGGCGCTCGATCGCGCGCTGCGGTTGGCGTTGCCTCGGTTGGGCGTGAACCCAGACAAGGACGTGACGTTTCTCCAGATCGGCAGTGAAGCGACGCTGCTGACGGCGCTACTCGGCAAAACCGTCGACGCCACGCTGTTGCAGCCGCCGCGATTTAGGAAGGCCGTCGACGCGGGCATGAACGTGTTGGCGAACCTCGAAGAAATGAACATTCCATTTCAGCACACGGGGCTGGTGACGACGCAACGATACGTGAATAAGAATGCCGATATCACCCGCCGCGTCGTGAAATCGTTCGTCGACAGCATTCACCTGATGCGCACCCAACCGGAGACCGCCAAGAAGGCGATCAATCGGCATATGCGCTTGAACGATGAGCGCGAGTTGGAAGAGGCCTATCAATTATTGAAGCGAGTGGCGCTGGTAAAACCGTATCCGTCGCTCGCCGGGATCAGAACTATTCTCGACGACCTGGTCGATCAACTGCCGGCGGCGAAAACCGCCGACCCGAAGGATTTCGTCGATACGCGCTGGCTCGAAGAATTAGACAAGTCTGGCTACATCGACCGGCTCTACCGATGA